The Toxorhynchites rutilus septentrionalis strain SRP chromosome 3, ASM2978413v1, whole genome shotgun sequence genome includes a region encoding these proteins:
- the LOC129773040 gene encoding uncharacterized protein K02A2.6-like, with protein MTTEYGTQAGSEAGASGGEIPLSVVMQQMAEQNSRLMKLLEQFTGNQATSTQQNAPEKILESLATNLKEFHFDPENGLTFDRWFSKYEDLFRQDGRSLDDAAKVRLLLRSLSVPVHEKFLNYLLPSHPRDFTFDEVVDEMKQIFGQHKSLFSKRYDCLNIEKNEADDFVTYAGIVNRQCEDFELQKLTVDQFKSLVFICGFKSSKDTDVRTRLLSKLESDQAETINLAGLVTECQRLSNLKHDTALVEKKPTSSAVQAVRQSKKQPNNQMKSSADIKTPPSPCWQCGAMHFVKDCKFSKHTCKQCGKVGHKDGYCGCFSKSSTTESKAGSKKKKPFNTKVIQIVKQVRSRRRFITVNFNGKSAELQLDCGSDITVISTHTWKMIGSPSSTVTSVEASTASREPLELVGEFTCPVTIGKTTKASVCYITSVEDLNVIGLDWLDAFDLWSKPLAANCKQVNLSNFSPSSDQHFLKQYPEVFQDGLGYCMKTKISLSLKPDAQPVFRPKRPVPFHAIQKVEEELDRLERLDIISPVDFSDWAAPIVVVKKPGGKVRVCADYSTGLNAALETNNHPLPTPEEIFSKLSGSQVFSIIDLSDAYLQVEVDDESKKLLTINTHRGLFRFNRLAPGVKSAPGAFQQLMAKMVSGLRGVEVFLDDILVHSKTLVDHNRIIHMLFNRLRDYGFRLRVEKCRFHQDQIKYLGHIVSAKGIQPDPAKIAAISEMPAPTDVPTLRSFLGAVNFYGKFVREMHQLRHPLDNLLKKDTKFDWSKECQHAFQNIKKVLQSGLLLTHYNPEQEIIVAGDASKTGIGAVILHRFPNGIIKAVSHASRSLTVAEQNYSQIEKEALALVFACTKFHRLLWGRRFTLQTDHQPLLRIFGSKKGIPVHTANRLQRWALTLLGYDFNIEYVSTQDFGYADVLSRLISNHPKPDEEAVIAMVRVEDDVSSCFHDSIQDLPVTHKSLKIATKKDAVLQKVISYTQGSWPSRCEGIEDVEVRSFFSRRDSYSVIDDCITIADRIVVPKSLQKRILKQVHQGHPGIERAKAIARGIVFWPTIDEDITNYVRRCPSCANAAKSPPHAQPQPWPRAEGPWQRLHIDFAGPVDGEYYLVVVDSFSKWPEILQTRYPTTSTTTTFLRECFARFGIPTVIVSDNGSQFTSAEFRDFCEEFGIVHFRTAPYHPQSNGQAERFVDTLKRSLKKIVDGGEKSTLTALQTLLYVYRSTPSAVLSGQSPAEVMLGRKMRTTLDLLRPSPKPEFHPQHQPVKRSFLAGARVYAKVYSANDKWKWMPGVVLEAIGNVNYNILLDCQVGRRKVLRSHIDQLRTGMEEVAPAPAPLSILIDDFGLTPAEPTPQLDRTQSSIQNDQPTPNEVLNFDQPTSDEEYVESAEVLDLQDTLSSEGDETLLSMDVPQPILTSTPLQRPVRSTRPPIKFQDYHCYQIRGGDATLATMTVDRSQ; from the coding sequence ATGACCACCGAATATGGAACTCAAGCCGGATCCGAAGCTGGAGCAAGTGGAGGAGAAATTCCGTTGTCCGTTGTGATGCAGCAAATGGCCGAGCAAAACAGCCGTTTGATGAAGTTACTGGAACAGTTCACCGGTAACCAAGCAACGTCAACACAGCAAAACGCTCCAGAGAAAATTCTCGAATCCCTTGCGACCAACCTTAAGGAGTTTCACTTCGATCCGGAAAACGGGTTGACTTTCGATCGCTGGTTTTCTAAGTACGAGGATCTATTCAGGCAGGATGGCAGAAGCTTGGACGATGCCGCGAAGGTTAGACTTTTGCTGCGGAGTCTCAGTGTTCCAGTGCACGAGAAATTCCTCAACTACCTGCTGCCGTCCCACCCACGCGATTTCACCTTCGACGAAGTTGTAGACGAGATGAAGCAGATTTTTGGTCAGCATAAATCTCTGTTCAGCAAGCGCTACGACTGCCTCAATATTGAGAAGAACGAAGCCGACGATTTCGTAACGTATGCTGGAATCGTCAACCGTCAATGTGAGGATTTTGAACTTCAGAAGCTCACCGTGGATCAGTTCAAGAGCCTGGTGTTCATCTGCGGTTTCAAGTCATCGAAGGACACCGACGTCAGGACCCGACTTCTGTCGAAGCTCGAGTCCGATCAAGCTGAAACCATCAACCTGGCAGGACTGGTCACCGAGTGCCAACGACTTTCGAATCTTAAACACGACACGGCGTTGGTCGAGAAGAAACCGACATCTTCAGCGGTCCAGGCAGTTCGGCAGTCAAAGAAGCAGCCGAACAACCAGATGAAGTCATCAGCAGACATCAAGACACCTCCATCACCATGTTGGCAATGCGGCGCAATGCACTTTGTGAAGGACTGCAAATTTTCGAAGCACACCTGCAAACAGTGCGGGAAAGTGGGCCACAAAGACGGCTACTGTGGTTGTTTTTCCAAGTCATCAACTACGGAGTCGAAAGCTggttccaagaagaagaagcctttCAACACGAAGGTTATTCAAATCGTGAAGCAGGTCCGTAGCCGTAGAAGGTTCATCACCGTCAATTTCAACGGAAAATCGGCCGAGCTCCAATTGGATTGTGGTTCCGACATCACCGTTATCAGCACACACACGTGGAAAATGATTGGCTCACCGTCATCAACGGTGACTAGCGTAGAAGCATCAACGGCATCAAGGGAACCACTCGAATTGGTTGGCGAATTCACCTGCCCGGTTACTATCGGGAAAACTACGAAGGCATCGGTCTGCTACATCACATCAGTTGAAGATCTGAACGTCATCGGACTGGACTGGTTGGACGCGTTTGACTTATGGTCGAAGCCGCTTGCTGCCAACTGCAAACAGGTGAATCtttccaatttttcaccttCCTCTGATCAGCACTTCCTTAAGCAATATCCTGAAGTTTTTCAAGATGGTTTGGGCTACTGCATGAAGACGAAAATTTCACTGTCTCTGAAGCCGGATGCCCAACCCGTTTTCCGACCAAAGCGACCGGTGCCTTTTCATGCCATCCAAAAGGTAGAAGAGGAGCTGGATCGACTCGAGCGGTTGGACATCATCTCGCCGGTCGATTTTTCGGACTGGGCAGCACCCATCGTCGTTGTCAAGAAACCGGGGGGAAAAGTGCGTGTATGTGCCGATTACTCGACTGGGCTCAATGCAGCACTGGAGACCAACAACCACCCTCTTCCTACCCCGGAGGAGATCTTCAGCAAGCTATCCGGCAGTCAAGTCTTCAGCATCATCGACCTGTCGGATGCCTACCTTCAGGTGGAGGTCGATGACGAATCCAAGAAGCTGTTGACGATTAACACCCACCGTGGGTTATTCCGTTTCAACCGATTGGCTCCAGGGGTCAAGTCAGCACCCGGTGCATTCCAGCAGCTAATGGCGAAAATGGTTTCGGGTCTACGTGGTGTGGAAGTTTTCCTCGACGATATTCTGGTGCACAGCAAGACTCTCGTGGATCATAACCGAATCATCCACATGCTTTTCAACCGTCTTCGTGACTATGGATTCCGTCTACGTGTGGAGAAGTGCCGATTCCACCAGGATCAAATCAAGTACCTTGGACATATCGTTTCTGCTAAAGGTATCCAACCCGATCCAGCCAAGATTGCAGCCATTTCGGAAATGCCCGCACCAACCGACGTTCCCACCTTGCGCTCGTTCTTAGGTGCAGTCAACTTTTACGGCAAATTCGTCCGCGAGATGCACCAACTACGCCATCCGTTAGACAACCTTCTGAAAAAGGACACGAAGTTCGATTGGAGTAAGGAGTGTCAGCACGCTTTCCAAAACATCAAAAAAGTGCTACAATCTGGTCTGTTGCTCACCCACTACAATCCAGAGCAAGAGATTATCGTGGCAGGAGATGCGTCAAAAACTGGCATTGGTGCAGTTATTCTTCATCGTTTTCCGAACGGCATCATCAAGGCTGTGTCACATGCATCGAGATCGCTGACTGTAGCAGAGCAGAACTATAGCCAAATCGAAAAAGAAGCGTTGGCATTGGTTTTTGCTTGCACGAAGTTCCATCGTTTGCTGTGGGGTCGCCGGTTCACGCTTCAAACGGACCATCAACCATTGCTGAGAATTTTCGGATCCAAAAAGGGCATTCCTGTACATACCGCAAATCGGCTCCAACGATGGGCCCTGACACTTTTGGGATACGATTTCAACATCGAATACGTATCAACTCAAGATTTCGGTTACGCTGACGTACTTTCCCGGCTTATCAGCAACCATCCGAAACCCGACGAAGAAGCAGTCATCGCTATGGTTCGAGTCGAAGATGACGTTAGTTCCTGTTTCCATGACTCTATTCAAGATCTTCCAGTCACCCACAAGAGCCTGAAGATCGCCACTAAGAAGGATGCCGTGCTCCAGAAGGTAATTTCTTACACACAAGGTTCCTGGCCATCACGGTGCGAAGGTATCGAAGATGTAGAAGTTCGATCTTTCTTCAGCCGTCGAGATTCCTACTCCGTAATTGACGACTGTATCACGATAGCGGATCGAATTGTAGTTCCCAAAAGCCTGCAGAAAAGGATCCTCAAGCAAGTTCACCAAGGACATCCTGGCATCGAACGGGCAAAAGCTATCGCTCGTGGAATCGTTTTCTGGCCGACAATAGATGAAGACATCACCAACTACGTTCGTAGATGCCCAAGCTGTGCGAATGCTGCAAAATCTCCACCACATGCTCAACCACAACCGTGGCCTCGAGCTGAAGGACCCTGGCAACGACTCCACATCGATTTCGCTGGACCTGTGGATGGAGAATACTATTTAGTTGTGGTGGATTCTTTCTCAAAGTGGCCGGAAATACTGCAAACTCGTTACCCGACTACTTCCACAACGACCACATTTCTTCGAGAATGCTTCGCAAGATTTGGAATTCCTACAGTCATTGTGTCGGACAATGGAAGCCAGTTCACCAGTGCTGAATTCCGTGATTTCTGCGAAGAATTTGGGATCGTCCATTTCCGTACAGCTCCGTATCATCCACAATCAAACGGGCAAGCGGAGAGGTTTGTGGACACCTTGAAGagatcgctgaagaaaattgtcGACGGAGGAGAGAAGTCAACCCTTACTGCGCTTCAAACGTTACTGTACGTCTACAGATCCACTCCATCAGCGGTTCTGAGTGGACAATCTCCAGCCGAGGTAATGCTTGGACGCAAGATGAGGACAACTTTGGACCTGTTACGACCGTCACCCAAACCAGAATTTCACCCGCAACATCAACCAGTCAAGCGAAGTTTCCTAGCTGGTGCTCGAGTTTATGCCAAAGTCTACTCTGCAAACGATAAGTGGAAGTGGATGCCCGGTGTTGTGCTCGAAGCTATTGGCAACGTCAACTACAACATATTATTGGACTGCCAAGTTGGTCGACGCAAAGTGCTACGTTCGCACATTGATCAACTCCGAACGGGAATGGAAGAAGTTGCtcctgcaccagcaccattatctATCTTGATTGACGACTTTGGACTTACTCCAGCTGAACCAACACCTCAGCTGGACAGAACCCAATCTTCGATCCAGAACGATCAACCAACACCTAATGAAGTCCTGAACTTTGATCAACCAACATCTGATGAGGAGTACGTTGAGTCAGCCGAGGTTCTTGATCTTCAAGATACGTTGTCGAGTGAAGGAGATGAAACTCTACTGTCAATGGATGTTCCCCAGCCGATTCTGACATCGACACCTTTGCAACGTCCCGTGCGATCAACCCGGCCACCAATCAAGTTTCAAGATTATCACTGCTACCAAATTAGAGGGGGAGATGCTACCTTGGCTACCATGACTGTTGATAGATCACAGTAG
- the LOC129776368 gene encoding uncharacterized protein LOC129776368 isoform X1, whose product MGKMDKEDAGRQTVCRFCLNHSQSMWLLETVYNKEKAFLEKVYECTQINIINLSELRTWVCDSCVQNIERFYTFRDMLQRNVTDFNERFLKEQKETQNQMTEHDNHLIEMRFDDFSDNEDCYELACPDIENNSVSSGTSYENEWNNNKWLIERNIQANEISEELETKIEVADTVIQENIERLLKFENEVMFIKCEDCHHKFPPNAKSSNEETIEHHTCVLDNNNCRKF is encoded by the exons ATGGGAAAGATGGATAAAGAGGATGCCGGTAGGCAAACTGTCTGCCGATTTTGTCTCAATCACAGTCAAAGTATGTGGCTTTTGGAGACGGTATATAACAAAGAGAAAGCCTTCCTGGAGAAGGTCTACGAATGTACTCAGATTAAC ATTATAAATTTGAGCGAGTTGCGTACTTGGGTGTGCGATAGCTGTGTCCAAAACATTGAGAGATTTTATACATTTCGTGATATGCTTCAACGAAACGTAACAGACTTCAACGAACGCTTTCTGAAAGAGCAAAAAGAAACGCAAAACCAAATGACCGAACATGACAATCATCTAATAGAGATGAGGTTTGACGATTTCAGCGACAACGAAGACTGCTATGAATTGGCATGTCCGGACATTGAGAACAATTCTGTCAGTTCTGGAACTTCATATGAAAATGAATGGAACAATAACAAGTGGTTAATTGAGCGTAACATACAAGCTAACGAAATCTCTGAAGAATTGGAAACTAAAATAGAAGTTGCTGATACTGTTATACAAGAGAATATAGAACGTTTGTTGAAGTTTGAGAATGAAGTTATGTTCATAAAATGTGAAGATTGTCATCATAAGTTCCCGCCAAATGCGAAGTCAAGCAATGAAGAAACGATCGAGCATCACACGTGTGTATTAGATAATAACAATTGTAGAAAATTTTGA
- the LOC129778599 gene encoding ubiA prenyltransferase domain-containing protein 1 homolog, with protein MENNSLHPNAEYTKANDEQEKCGRKCEAPLMKIKTYLSALRPWSLSASLVPTLLGAAIAYRTVGFHEFNFLTFVFTILTVVTVHCAGNVVNTYFDFVKGIDNRKSDDRTLVDHILTKDEVVTLGALLYCAGCFGFILLVYLSPAKLEHLALVYFGGLSSSFLYTGGIGLKYIALGDVLILIIFGPISVLFSYMAQTGHVEWMTIYYAIPLALNTEAILHSNNTRDAEADKKVGIVTLAILIGRTSSHILYALLLFTPYVMFVVLGVKYSGAFLIPMVTLPQAFKIEKQFRNEATLHGVPRQTAKLNLFFGILYVVACFCASQLPFIARK; from the exons ATGGAGAATAACTCGTTGCATCCGAATGCAGAGTATACCAAAGCAAATGACGAGCAGGAAAAATGCGGGAGGAAATGTGAAG CCCcgctgatgaaaataaaaacgtACCTCTCGGCACTTAGACCATGGTCTCTGTCGGCCAGTTTGGTTCCGACGCTGCTAGGCGCAGCAATTGCATATCGTACCGTTGGATTCCACGAGTTCAATTTTCTCACGTTCGTCTTCACAATACTCACTGTAGTTACGGTTCACTGCGCAGGAAACGTGGTGAACACGTATTTTGATTTCGTGAAGGGGATTGATAATCGCAAATCGGACGATCGAACACTGGTGGACCATATTTTAACTAAGGATGAG GTCGTCACCCTAGGAGCTCTTCTGTACTGTGCGGGATGTTTCGGATTCATCCTACTTGTTTATCTTTCGCCTGCCAAATTGGAACACCTGGCATTGGTATACTTTGGTGGTTTATCATCTAGTTTCCTGTACACAGGTGGAATAGGACTGAAGTATATTGCATTAGGAGACGTGTTGATTCTGATTATTTTCGGGCCGATATCTGTACTGTTTTCCTATATGGCACAAACTGGCCACGTTGAATGGATGACCATTTACTATGCAATCCCGCTAGCCCTCAATACGGAGGCAATTCTGCACAGCAACAATACGCGCGATGCTGAAGCGGATAAGAAGGTTGGGATTGTAACGTTGGCTATTCTCATTGGCCGTACCTCCTCCCATATACTTTACGCACTGTTACTGTTCACTCCATACGTGATGTTTGTGGTGTTAGGTGTAAAGTATTCGGGAGCCTTCCTGATACCAATGGTAACGCTGCCACAAGCTTTCAAGATAGAGAAACAATTCCGCAATGAGGCTACATTGCACGGAGTGCCTCGGCAAACGGCAAAGCTGAATCTTTTCTTCGGTATTCTGTACGTGGTAGCTTGCTTTTGTGCGTCCCAACTGCCGTTCATCGCGAGGAAATAA
- the LOC129776366 gene encoding ribosome biogenesis protein WDR12 homolog, whose product MSLKITGKTEGQLQLHLYTKQKQFAVPDVPYSVRANIDSKELNVLVNTLLKDSGNSEAGKVEFDFLLNAEFVKIPLGQHLKERDISFEDTVEIEYVERYPAPEPQDCLLHDDWVSAVEAKDKWILTGCYDNTLNIWTSKGKHKLTIPGHIAPVKGVTWISLDEEKGVFASASQDQTVMLWEWNVAANSVECVQVCKGHERGVDCIAVNSSKTRMATGSWDTMLKVWSTDVRSEGESQPSTSKRQKLDQNNARTPILTLAGHRECVSGVQWIDDNTIVTSSWDHTIKIWDLALNGIKSEICGQKSFFDLSYSKLNGLIIAASPDKNLRLYDPKSNQGTIVKNTYFGHTQWVQSVCWSTTSEYLFVSGAYDNHVKLWDYRSPKAPIFELIGHEDKVLACDWSNPKFILSGGSDNSVRVFKSKIALGAEK is encoded by the exons ATGTCACTAAAAATCACAGGCAAAACCGAAGGACAGCTTCAGCTTCATCTTTACACCAAGCAAAAACA GTTCGCCGTGCCGGATGTTCCATACTCAGTTCGGGCTAATATCGACAGCAAAGAATTAAATGTACTCGTTAATACATTACTGAAGGACTCGGGGAATTCGGAAGCTGGCAAAGTCGAATTTGACTTTCTACTGAACGCGGAATTTGTCAAAATTCCACTAGGGCAACATTTGAAGGAGAGAGATATTTCCTTTGAAGATACAGTTGAGATAGAATATGTCGAACGATATCCGGCTCCAGAACCACAAGATTGTCTGCTTCATGACGATTGGGTTTCCGCGGTAGAGGCGAAAGATAAATGGATTCTAACCGGATGCTATGATAACACATTGAATATCTGGACATCGAAAGGAAAACACAAACTGACAATACCAGGGCATATCGCTCCGGTCAAAGGGGTTACCTGGATTTCTCTAGACGAAGAGAAAGGCGTTTTCGCCAGTGCTTCCCAGGACCAAACTGTAATGCTATGGGAATGGAACGTGGCGGCGAATTCCGTAGAATGTGTCCAGGTGTGCAAAGGACACGAACGGGGAGTCGATTGTATTGCGGTGAATTCTAGCAAAACTAGAATGGCAACCGGAAGCTGGGATACGATGTTGAAAGTCTGGTCAACAGATGTAAGAAGCGAGGGCGAATCGCAACCCTCCACCAGTAAGCGGCAGAAGTTGGATCAAAACAATGCGAGAACACCAATATTGACACTTGCTGGGCATCGTGAATGTGTATCGGGTGTACAGTGGATCGATGATAACACAATTGTGACATCTTCATGGGATCATACAATTAAAATTTGGGATCTGGCACTCAATGGCATTAAGTCGGAGATTTGCGGACAAAAATCCTTCTTCGATTTGAGTTATTCCAAACTGAATGGATTAATCATTGCCGCATCTCCGGACAAAAATCTCAGGCTATACGATCCTAAATCGAATC aAGGAACAATTGTCAAGAATACTTACTTCGGACATACGCAATGGGTGCAATCGGTCTGCTGGAGTACGACCAGTGAATATCTTTTCGTTTCGGGAGCATATGACAATCACGTGAAACTTTGGGATTATCGCAGTCCCAAGGCGCCTATTTTTGAGCTCATTGGACATGAAGACAAAGTACTGGCGTGTGACTGGTCCAATCCAAAATTTATTCTTTCTGGTGGCTCGGACAATTCTGTTCGAGTATTTAAATCTAAAATTGCGCTGGGCGCTGAAAAGTAA
- the LOC129775959 gene encoding A-kinase anchor protein 10, mitochondrial, which produces MLQFLKKSATRKKSNGNKSGYLAQEENVNNKFAATDDVIAIAKGCESVSDDDALQEAERYCLQQGIEISEVRSRLSRNLLDILSEQSCICYFVQYLETREALSLVKFWLDVESFKGAATTVNDKYGTKNEFPKCYSHRGLNRSVSSDGYDNVSFQSVECDSISIFSENAFDDAIMTTTPTDDGDRSCRTSRSCTPIPSSLGVVSEEKQSESTSLADDRKQMLEVCDLTMRQSLTDDEKTKICETNKLKLDEPSKENKFNSLINSDAVRIYRKYLVSNSPHHIEMPAMILSTISLALCDGSCSERIFDDAQQFLLDTLEKQYLNAFLESSFYCKYTFEVLSSDSLALRDILLSEMALFYFMEYLEQKGKRHVLEFVVTASHFRRSAENAQAQADALVLYEKYISLQASSSLNLSDTIRFVIEEQICSQDVGKIKYCFDLPSRIIERFLERRYFRGFVKSELYKRYLSELLGKIKTTPVGEVSSESLAIIAGRRQVHSDRMQPAVQRRGHRKTFSDVTSDSTSATRHSSFISSHNTLLAMSDSNFSRRRSNPLGNGAANSRDMMHIDSRQLYNPDLLWRRNSTAGLTFGRVDALGRYERDFDIAEPPQDDDRWSKNRLKKAMRKLVNLPEDKAQEELAWQVAEMIVKDITSVTMSRENGNQT; this is translated from the exons ATGCTGCAGTTCCTAAAAAAGTCTG CAACACGGAAAAAGTCCAATGGAAACAAAAGCGGATATTTGGCACAGGAAGAAAACGTAAACAATAAATTTGCGGCAACCGATGATGTAATTGCGATTGCGAAAGGTTGTGAATCTGTTAGCGATGATGATGCGTTACAGGAAGCCGAACGATACTGTCTGCAGCAGGGTATTGAGATATCGGAAGTGAGATCCAGATTGTCTCGGAATCTTCTGGATATTTTATCCGAGCAGAGCTGTATCTGCTACTTTGTTCAGTACTTAGAGACAAGGGAAGCTCTGTCGTTGGTAAAATTTTGGTTAGACGTCGAAAGTTTTAAAGGAGCCGCCACAACTGTAAATGACAAGTATGggacaaaaaacgaatttcccAAATGTTACAGCCATCGGGGACTGAATCGGAGTGTTTCTTCCGATGGTTATGATAATGTTTCGTTTCAAAGTGTCGAGTGCGACTCTATATCCATATTCTCCGAAAATGCTTTCGATGACGCGATCATGACCACCACTCCCACTGACGACGGTGACCGTAGCTGTCGAACGTCACGAAGTTGTACTCCGATTCCGTCGTCCTTAGGAGTGGTCAGCGAGGAGAAACAATCTGAATCAACCTCGCTAGCAGACGATCGGAAACAGATGTTGGAAGTCTGTGATCTCACAATGCGACAATCGTTGACGGATGATGAGAAAACGAAAATTTGCGAAACGAATAAACTCAAACTGGACGAACCGAGcaaagagaataaatttaactCACTGATAAACTCCGATGCGGTGCGAATCTATAGGAAGTATTTGGTTTCTAATTCGCCCCATCATATCGAAATGCCTGCGATGATTCTTTCCACTATCTCATTGGCGCTCTGTGATGGAAGCTGCAGCGAAAGAATTTTCGATGATGCGCAGCAGTTTTTGCTCGATACTTTGGAGAAGCAATATCTGAATGCGTTCTTGGAGAGCAGCTTTTATTGTAAATATACGTTTGAG GTTCTTTCAAGCGATAGTCTCGCACTGAGAGATATCCTTTTGAGTGAGATGGCACTGTTTTACTTTATGGAATATCTTGAACAGAAAGGCAAACGTCACGTACTGGAGTTTGTTGTTACAGCCAGTCACTTCCGGAGGAGTGCAGAAAATGCCCAGGCACAAGCAGATGCGTTGGTGCTGTATGAGAAATATATCTCTCTTCAAGCTTCTAGTTCTCTGAATCTCAGTGATACGATTCGGTTTGTCATAGAGGAACAGATCTGTTCACAGGATGTTGgcaaaataaaatattgctTTGATTTGCCTTCGAGGATCATAGAGCGGTTTTTGGAAAGACGCTATTTTAGGGGATTCGTAAAATCGGAACTCTACAAGAGGTATTTATCGGAGTTGTTGGGAAAGATTAAAACTACTCCAGTTGGAGAAGTATCTAGCGAAAGTCTGGCCATTATAGCTGGTCGACGGCAGGTGCATTCTGATAGAATGCAACCGGCTGTTCAGAGACGGGGTCATCGAAAAACGTTCTCCGACGTGACGAGTGATAGCACAAGCGCAACAAGACATTCATCCTTTATTTCGTCCCATAACACTCTGCTAGCCATGTCGGATTCGAATTTCAGCAGGAGGCGATCAAATCCGCTGGGGAATGGAGCGGCAAACAGCCGAGATATGATGCATATTGACTCACGTCAGTTGTACAATCCGGATCTTTTGTGGAGGAGAAACTCCACGGCAGGTTTAACCTTTGGCCGGGTCGATGCACTTGGCAGATATGAACGAGATTTTGACATTGCTGAACCACCCCAGGACGACGACCGGTGGAGCAAAAATCGACTGAAAAAAGCTATGCGAAAGTTAGTTAACTTACCCGAAGATAAAGCACAAGAGGAACTAGCATGGCAAGTCGCTGAGATGATTGTGAAGGACATCACCAGTGTTACAATGAGTAGGGAAAATGGAAATCAGACGTGA
- the LOC129776368 gene encoding uncharacterized protein LOC129776368 isoform X2, with translation MPVGKLSADFVSITVKVCGFWRRYITKRKPSWRRSTNIINLSELRTWVCDSCVQNIERFYTFRDMLQRNVTDFNERFLKEQKETQNQMTEHDNHLIEMRFDDFSDNEDCYELACPDIENNSVSSGTSYENEWNNNKWLIERNIQANEISEELETKIEVADTVIQENIERLLKFENEVMFIKCEDCHHKFPPNAKSSNEETIEHHTCVLDNNNCRKF, from the exons ATGCCGGTAGGCAAACTGTCTGCCGATTTTGTCTCAATCACAGTCAAAGTATGTGGCTTTTGGAGACGGTATATAACAAAGAGAAAGCCTTCCTGGAGAAGGTCTACGAAT ATTATAAATTTGAGCGAGTTGCGTACTTGGGTGTGCGATAGCTGTGTCCAAAACATTGAGAGATTTTATACATTTCGTGATATGCTTCAACGAAACGTAACAGACTTCAACGAACGCTTTCTGAAAGAGCAAAAAGAAACGCAAAACCAAATGACCGAACATGACAATCATCTAATAGAGATGAGGTTTGACGATTTCAGCGACAACGAAGACTGCTATGAATTGGCATGTCCGGACATTGAGAACAATTCTGTCAGTTCTGGAACTTCATATGAAAATGAATGGAACAATAACAAGTGGTTAATTGAGCGTAACATACAAGCTAACGAAATCTCTGAAGAATTGGAAACTAAAATAGAAGTTGCTGATACTGTTATACAAGAGAATATAGAACGTTTGTTGAAGTTTGAGAATGAAGTTATGTTCATAAAATGTGAAGATTGTCATCATAAGTTCCCGCCAAATGCGAAGTCAAGCAATGAAGAAACGATCGAGCATCACACGTGTGTATTAGATAATAACAATTGTAGAAAATTTTGA